In Acropora muricata isolate sample 2 chromosome 11, ASM3666990v1, whole genome shotgun sequence, one DNA window encodes the following:
- the LOC136889832 gene encoding filamin-A-like — protein MTQQSHDMNCTVPNNFRIPVSGYKRVVRRRTLTKWTNLHLHPAGLSIDDICDLIDSVLAAKLITLLSGNRIAVSIFEPERKKRQEVGWKNVCSYLASQDFPAECTDPVSFTQDNIDPILALVSNLVLHYLIIPLQVMFSQTKGTARDFILSWVRQKLPNRNVTNFDKDWQNGVLICELVNATQPGLIPPQLYADLTNSEGNAKLGMQIAHDAFGIPQVISPFDLASSQLDELSLLTYLALFCKYENLLNGSTKKGVEGLPETKTQDIPCKAYGSGLRSSELGKVAEFVVELNGANPTDITIAIECKPLQGAVHDDKPDLSVRPLNRNTYCVKYLPTRPGNYVISILHCGAHILRSPFYLTVPELNGVHTRKSLPKDLMNGASSNASSNALGTGQNSTYSQTSLKSTNQSSSPILASDEKNSLSPSSTTDGISRRIPLNAAEGQGLIAGEVGRIGRFSVITDNSTKGPLSVCISCPAVSIPVPYVKSTKKDCYTEHDVLYVPTEPGAYEVFIKWGDLSINGSPFKVFINNVSEDVVNNGMSRAVSDLGGRGKIRVYYAAMSTNLKIRKDNELLEKFLKEKGVSSRSDFDEWIALDVGMRKLERDKVFSKAGTRQTPMVFANDVFIGNYEDVLILDKQGLFDEYFR, from the exons ATGACGCAGCAAAGTCACGACATGAACTGCACTGTACCGAATAATTTTCGCATTCCTGTCTCTGGATATAAGCGAGTGGTCAGACGAAGAACGCTGACAAAGTGGACTAATTTACATCTACACCCAGCTGGTTTATCTATTGATGATATCTGCGATCTGATAGACAGTGTATTAGCCGCAAAACTAATTACTTTATTATCAGGAAATCGCATTGCTGTTTCCATATTTGAGCCTGAACGAAAAAAACGCCAGGAAGTTGGATGGAAAAACGTATGTAGTTATTTGGCAAGCCAAGATTTTCCTGCAGAATGCACAG aTCCAGTTAGCTTCACTCAAGATAACATCGATCCTATTCTTGCATTGGTTTCGAACTTAGTGCTGCATTACCTCATAATCCCTCTACAAGTCATGTTCAGCCAAACGAAAGGAACTGCTAGAGATTTTATTCTTTCTTGGGTTCGTCAAAAGCTTCCGAACCGAAACGTGACGAACTTCGACAAAGACTGGCAAAACGGTGTGCTTATATGTGAGCTGGTGAATGCGACTCAACCTGGGCTTATTCCTCCTCAACTTTATGCAGATCTAACAAACAGCGAAGGGAATGCGAAACTAGGGATGCAGATTGCGCATGACGCCTTTGGGATACCGCAGGTTATTTCTCCATTTGATCTAGCATCGTCACAGTTGGACGAGTTGAGTCTTCTGACTTATTTAGCGTTgttttgcaaatatgaaaatctgCTCAATGGAAGCACTAAAAAGGGCGTTGAAGGCCTTCCAGAGACTAAGACTCAAGATATCCCATGCAAAGCGTATGGTTCTGGTCTAAGATCCAGTGAGCTGGGAAAAGTCGCGGAGTTCGTGGTGGAATTAAACGGCGCTAACCCAACCGATATTACCATTGCAATTGAGTGCAAGCCACTTCAAGGTGCTGTACATGACGATAAGCCTGACCTGAGCGTGAGACCACTGAACAGGAATACATACTGTGTGAAATATTTACCTACAAGACCTGGCAATTATGTTATCAGCATTTTACATTGTGGAGCGCACATCCTGAGAAGTCCGTTTTATCTTACGGTTCCTGAGTTGAATGGCGTACATACTAGAAAGAGCCTCCCAAAAGACCTCATGAATGGTGCCTCATCTAATGCCTCTTCTAATGCGCTCGGCACAGGTCAAAATAGTACTTACTCACAAACGTCACTGAagtcaacaaaccaatcaagtTCCCCGATACTGGCTTCAGACGAAAAAAACTCCCTTTCCCCAAGCTCCACGACAGATGGAATTTCACGGAGAATTCCTTTGAATGCAGCTGAGGGACAAGGCCTTATTGCAGGAGAGGTTGGTCGCATAGGCAGGTTTTCAGTTATCACTGACAACTCAACGAAAGGACCGTTGAGTGTCTGCATAAGCTGTCCAGCGGTGTCTATCCCCGTACCATACGTAAAAAGCACGAAAAAAGATTGTTACACAGAACACGACGTATTGTATGTACCAACAGAACCTGGTGCTTACGAAGTGTTCATCAAGTGGGGTGACTTGTCCATTAACGGAAGTCCTTTTAAAGTGTTTATCAACAACGTATCAGAGGATGTCGTAAATAACGGGATGTCCCGCGCAGTAAGTGATCTTGGCGGGCGCGGGAAAATCCGAGTGTACTACGCAGCAATGTCGACGAATTTGAAAATTCGGAAGGACAATGAACTCTTAGAGAAATTCTTAAAGGAAAAAGGAGTTTCTAGTCGTTCAGATTTTGATGAATGGATTGCACTCGATGTCGGAATGAGAAAGTTGGAGAGAGACAAAGTCTTTTCAAAGGCGGGGACTCGACAAACGCCCATGGTATTTGCTAATGATGTGTTTATTGGAAATTACGAGGATGTATTGATTTTGGATAAACAAGGATTGTTTGATGAATACTTTAGATGA
- the LOC136889831 gene encoding dnaJ homolog subfamily C member 10-like translates to MSRSLKAKITGMNSRLLFTIFLTFLCQLVVSEDYYELLGISRDASNTEIRKAFKKLALKLHPDKNTEDPQAHEKFTAINKAYEVLKDEELRKKYDVYGEEGLKDDHFGGGHYQSWNYFNEEFGIYDDDPEIITLSYSDFEVSVEGSDDIWFINFYSPYCSHCHDLAPAWREVARELEGVLRIGAVNCQEEWNLCRQQGIQSYPSLVLYPTHEFHHGSRTTKALVQFILDSLEVNLFDLWDGNFEEQIKQNDQPWLIDFCAIGEDCISQDTRIKVSAILDNLVNIGVIDCGTNSRLCEEIGYNDKLVYFKSDVGPEKGEVIDSLETKEIVGLVLKKLPDPVNVDLPAFEKIKKNLAAATEIPWVLHFDKGPMDNLEMRKLPAFTTDVNVGHVDCSKEQEICRQVHVRKYPMVALFKTHGHYEWHHGRFTAHDIAVFAKESASSSVQTLGPDDFPAKISKPDLPFFVDFFAPWCPPCMRLLPEYRKAARSFDDSEVGFGTVDCTIHINLCHMYNIRSYPTTILYNNSIPHQFSGHHTAADLVEFVENTLKPSVIQMTPETFQSLVAQRNVGETWLVDFYAPWCGPCNELAPEWNKLAKQMKDEAGVGSIDCQKYRWFCQEQGVNSYPTIRLYPHNSQGGYRYVSHRGWRDVHSLYSWAFQHLPSLVTQFNYHSFHENVLASEDAWIIDFYAPWCGHCVQFAPDFEKAAKLLDGRVKAGKVDCEQDYHLCSEAGVRAYPTVKIYLGSPEKGMTQPVNGHLNVESQNPQQIQSLALRALKDYKEDLASRKSKKTKSKKKHRGKPDHDEF, encoded by the exons ATGTCACGCAGTTTAAAAGCCAAAATTACCGGAATGAATTCGCGGCTTTTATTTAccatatttttaacttttttatgTCAACTTGTGGTTTCCGAAGACTATTACGAATTGCTAGGGATCTCAAGGGATGCAAGTAACACAGAAATCCGTAAAGCTTTCAAAAAGTTAGCTCTGAAACTCCATCCAGACAAAAATACG GAGGATCCTCAGGCTCATGAAAAGTTCACAGCAATAAATAAAGCTTACGAAGTTTTAAAAG ATGAAGAGTTACGTAAGAAATATGATGTTTATGGTGAAGAGGGCTTAAAAGATGACCACTTTGGAGGCGGACATTATCAAAGTTGGAACTATTTTAACGAAGAGTTTg GAATTTATGATGATGATCCAGAGATTATTACACTGAGCTACTCAGATTTTG AGGTGTCAGTGGAAGGAAGTGATGATATTtggttcattaatttttattcaccATATTGTTCCCATTGTCATGACTTGGCACCAGCG tggCGAGAAGTTGCTCGAGAGCTTGAAGGAGTTCTCAGAATTGGTGCTGTTAATTGCCAAGAAGAGTGGAACTTGTGCCGACAACAAGGAATACAGAGTTATCCATCTCTTGTTCTTTATCCTACT cATGAATTCCATCATGGATCAAGAACCACAAAAGCACTGGTACAGTTTATACTGGACTCCCTGGAGGTTAATTTGTTCGATCTTTGGGATG GTAATTTTGAAGAACAGATAAAACAAAATGACCAACCTTGGCTCATTGATTTTTGTGCTATTGGAGAAG ATTGCATTTCTCAAGACACACGAATCAAAGTCTCTGCAATTCTG GATAATTTGGTGAATATTGGAGTTATTGATTGTGGAACAAATTCACGTTTGTGTGAAGAGATTGGATACAATGACAAATTGGTCTACTTCAAAAGTGATGTTGGACCAGAAAAAGGGGAG GTAATTGATAGCTTGGAGACCAAAGAAATTGTTGGTTTGGTATTGAAGAAGTTGCCTGACCCAGTAAATGTTGACTTGCCAGCATTTGAG aaaataaagaaaaatcttgCTGCTGCCACTGAGATTCCCTGGGTCTTGCATTTTGACAAAGGGCCCATGGACAACCTTGAGATGAGGAAACTCCCTGCATTTACAACGGATGTTAAT GTTGGTCATGTTGATTGTAGCAAAGAACAAGAAATCTGTCGGCAGGTCCATGTCAGGAAGTATCCAATGGTGGCTCTTTTCAAAACACATGGACACTATGAGTGGCATCATG GTCGTTTTACTGCTCATGACATTGCTGTGTTTGCTAAGGAAAGTGCTTCTTCTAGCGTTCAAACACTGGGCCCTGACGACTTCCCAGCCAAAATATCGAAACCAGATCTACCATTCTTTGTGGATTTCTTTGCGCCA TGGTGTCCGCCATGTATGCGTTTGTTACCTGAATACAGGAAAGCAGCTCGTTCGTTTGATGACAGTGAAGTTGGTTTTGGTACTGTTGACTGCACAATACATATCAACTTATGCCATATG TACAATATCCGCTCCTATCCAACCACCATCTTGTATAATAACAGCATCCCTCATCAGTTTTCTGGTCACCATACAGCAGCTGACTTGGTTGAATTTGTTGAG aatacACTGAAACCTTCTGTCATACAAATGACGCCTGAAACATTCCAGTCCCTTGTAGCGCAGAGAAATGTAGGTGAAACATGGCTGgttgatttttatgctccatGGTGTGGCCCCTGTAATGAACTGGCGCCCGAGTGGAACAAACTGGCAAAG CAAATGAAAGACGAAGCTGGTGTTGGCTCAATCGACTGTCAAAAGTACCGATGGTTCTGCCAAGAGCAAGGAGTTAATTCCTATCCTACTATCCGTCTGTACCCTCACAATAGCCAAGGAGGGTATCGCTATGT GAGTCACCGTGGATGGCGTGACGTACACTCATTATATAGCTGGGCCTTTCAGCATCTACCTTCGTTggtgacgcaattcaactaccACTCATTTCATGAAAATGTTCTCGCCAGTGAAGATGCCTGGATTATCGATTTCTATGCTCCCTGGTGCGGCCACTGCGTTCAGTTTGCTCCTGACTTTGAAAAAGCAGCAAAG TTATTAGACGGGCGAGTAAAAGCAGGCAAGGTTGACTGCGAGCAGGATTATCATCTGTGTAGTGAAGCGGGTGTGCGTGCTTACCCCACTGTGAAAATATACCTCGGTTCACCCGAAAAGGGGATGACTCAG CCGGTGAATGGACACCTTAATGTGGAAAGTCAAAACCCGCAGCAAATTCAGAGCTTAGCTCTCCGAGCGTTGAAAGACTACAAAGAAGATTTAGCAAgcagaaaatcaaagaaaacgaaaagtAAAAAG AAACACAGAGGCAAACCAGATCACGATGAATTCTAG
- the LOC136889833 gene encoding glycogenin-1-like yields MKRHPQKKEKGSRRTIFLVAFVPAIIFVGLLLVWRPLLVTYFFRYSRLIISEVASDHQRLLDREMQLGSKEWRLYELERRFGQQWCKENVAPRSDVAWLTVVVNDEFIVPTLVLGHSLRTFSCQKNMIAFISKDVSEGAVRALQSVGWETRLVEEMDCNWLDAKMGGNRNSGFFAKPLGKRIRGTHTRFKAWNYTEFSKIIYLDADVMLMTNIDELFDIPNDFAATPCARPTTIDPCFNAGLMVFRPDSNHYEQIMKTWFKTAEEDICIHDQDLLTIYFVDAGNWKVLPFAYNVRISLYRPMKTFHFACCRPPKPWSAQCRPSRKEAKDFRGPVTSVDQMGLLFWKNFYELLVKYELGQWWKSTKFYRAGQEFGDTLFEECWRKIRGVSY; encoded by the coding sequence ATGAAGAGGCAtccacaaaagaaagaaaaaggatcgCGTCGGACAATTTTCCTTGTGGCTTTCGTTCCAGCAATAATTTTCGTTGGATTGCTTCTTGTATGGAGACCGCTCTTGGTTACATATTTTTTTAGATACTCGAGGCTGATTATTTCAGAGGTTGCAAGTGATCACCAAAGATTGCTGGATCGTGAAATGCAATTGGGCTCTAAAGAGTGGCGATTGTACGAGTTGGAGAGAAGATTTGGTCAACAGTGGTGTAAAGAAAATGTTGCTCCCAGAAGCGATGTGGCATGGCTGACAGTAGTGGTTAATGATGAATTTATAGTTCCGACTTTGGTACTAGGTCACTCATTACGCACATTCTCGTGTCAAAAGAACATGATTGCGTTCATCTCGAAGGATGTTAGCGAAGGCGCGGTGAGAGCACTTCAAAGCGTGGGTTGGGAAACACGCTTGGTGGAAGAAATGGACTGCAACTGGCTGGATGCCAAAATGGGTGGCAATAGAAATAGTGGATTTTTCGCTAAGCCGCTCGGTAAAAGAATTAGAGGAACACACACGCGTTTCAAGGCATGGAATTATACAGAATTTTCCAAGATCATCTACCTTGACGCAGATGTAATGTTGATGACTAATATTGATGAGTTATTTgatattccaaatgattttGCGGCAACACCTTGTGCTAGGCCAACTACAATTGATCCTTGCTTCAATGCAGGGCTTATGGTGTTTCGACCAGACTCAAACCATTATGAACAGATCATGAAAACCTGGTTCAAAACTGCAGAGGAAGACATTTGCATTCATGACCAAGATTTACTAACCATTTATTTTGTTGATGCTGGGAACTGGAAAGTCTTACCCTTTGCATACAATGTCAGAATTTCTCTTTATCGACCTATGAAGACTTTTCATTTTGCGTGCTGTCGGCCTCCAAAACCATGGTCTGCTCAATGTCGCCCAAGTAGAAAAGAAGCAAAGGATTTCAGAGGGCCAGTCACTAGTGTTGACCAGATGGGACTACTTTTCTGGAAGAATTTCTATGAACTGTTGGTGAAGTATGAGTTAGGACAATGGTGGAAGTCCACTAAGTTTTACAGGGCAGGGCAAGAGTTTGGAGACACACTTTTTGAGGAATGCTGGAGGAAAATACGTGGTGTCAGTTACTAA